AACATCTGCTTACGCATCTGATTGACGCTCTCGATGCTGCTCTATCAGCGGGCGGCGATAAACGCGGTGCACGCTCGGCCGCGCTGCGTATCGAATCTTTTCATCAAGCGCCTATCGATTTGCGCATCGACTGGTCGGAGGACGTCGTAGGCGCATTGCGGGCGTTAGTCGATGAGTTTATGGCCGAGAACTTTCAAGCCTTTTGGCGTCAACTGCCGCTGCGCTAAAAGCATTTCTACTCTTTTGCTGGCCCCTCTGCCAGCGCCTATTGGAGAGTTTATGACCAACACGGTTGCTCACACTGCTTTTAACCAAGGCGAACTGGGAACGGCATTGATTGAACGCCTGGACGAAGCTGCCCAATACTCTGAGCCAGGCCCTGGTGTCACGCGACTGTTCTGCTCCCAGGCGCATCGCCAGGTATTACCGTTAATCAGCCGCTGGATGGAACACGCGGGGCTTACTCCCCAACTGGATGCCGCTGGCAATCTTGTGGGTCGCTGCCCCAAAGCTCAAGCGGGTGAGAAAACCTTCATTATGGGATCTCATCAAGATTCAGTAATAGAAGGGGGCAAATACGACGGCATGCTAGGCGTGGCCCTACCGCTATTGGCCTTGGAGGCGCTTAAACGCGAAGGCGTGACGCTGCCATTCGGGGTAGAAGTGGTCGCGTTTGGCGACGAAGAAGGCGTTCGCTTCCCGACCACGCTGGTCGGCAGTAAAGCGCTGGCGGGGAGCGTGACACCCGACCAACTGGAAGCCCAGGATGCCGAGGGAATCTCTCTGCGAGAGGCATTAATGGCCTTCGGTTGTACACCTGAGGACATTCCCGCTACCGCCCGCGAACCTGCCAACACGCTGGGTTTTTTAGAAGTACATATTGAACAAGGGCCAATCCTGGAACAGCGTGATCATGCTGTGGGCATTGTCACGGCGCTAACGGGTATTGAACGCCACAAGGTCACGCTAAGCGGCAAGGCCGGTCATGCCGGTACTACGCCGATGAACATGCGACATGACGCGCTAGTCGGCGCGGCGGAAATGGTGCTTGCTATCGATAGCGTACTGCAGAACACCGATGAGCTGGTCGGCGTGGTGGGCAGACTCGATGTCCACCCCAACGCGGTCAATGTGATTCCCGCCCAGGTAACGTTCACGGTAGAGCTACGCTCTCCAGAGTCGGCGACTCGCCAATATGGAAGGGAAGCCGTAACAGCAGCGTTGGAGGCAGTGGCGAAACGCCGCGGATTAACCATTAATATTGAAAACACCTACAGCGCCGATGCGGTGGCCTGTGCCGACTGGATGATGACCGCCCTCGAACAGGCGTGCACCCAGGTTGGCCAACCGGCAGAGCGAATGTTTAGCGGCGCTGGGCATGATGGCTTAGCGATGCAGGCATTAACCGATATCGGCATGCTGTTTGTACGCTGTAAAGAGGGGCTTAGCCACCACCCAGACGAAGCTATTACCGCCGAAGACGGCGAAGCCGCGACGCGAGTGGTCATGGCATTTTTACAGCAGCTGCCACGTCCATAGCGTTTTCCGCCCTTAGCCCGTTACGCTAGTGGCTCAGGTAAAAAGCCTCGGCGTACCTGAGCCTCCTGCTGATTCATCACTTGTTGGGCATCAAGCATATGCTCGCGCATGATGTTATAGGCGCTTTCGGCATCGCCAAGCTCAATGGCATCCAAAATTTCTGCATGATAGCGACAGCCAGTCTGTCCTAAATCGTGGGTAACTGGCTCATAGAGACGGTGATAAATCGTCAGATCTGAGAGCACCTGTATGGTGAAGCGGATAATAAATGTCAGCAGCTGATTGCCACCGGCTAGCTCAGCGAGCATCAGGTGGAAATGCAGCGAATCAAGGTGTTGCTGACGCTCAGTCTCACTATCGTCCGCAGGGTCTGCGTAACTATGCAGACTTTCACGTAAACGCACCATATCACTGGCAGCCACTTTACCGGCTAACGAAGCGGCTAGTTCAGGCTCTAACGCCAAGCGTATCTGATAGATATCCTTGATTGATATCTCTTTGAAAAACAGGTAATTGCTTAATAGCGATACCGCTTTGGCCTCACTCATCTCACGCACAAAAGCGCCGCCTCCGGGCCCTGTGCGAGTTTCGACCAACCCCTGGGCTTCCAGTACTCGCGTGCTCTCTCGCACTGTCCCTTTCGAGACCTGCAGGGTCTCCATCAGCTCCGACTCGCTAGGTAGCCGGTCACCCGGCTTTAGGTGCCGATCCACGATCCAGCATTTAATGGTTTCCGCCACCTGATAAGGGCGGCGCTGAGGGGCGTTTTTTAACATGCTATCAACAACATCCTTGGTAATAAGCAGCAAGAGTACCAGAGAGATCGCGAGTTTGGATGCCACATAAAAGGTTATCGAGCGCATAAATACGTTTAAAAATATCTGGCTGGCACTAACTAGTAAACTGGTCTATTCTGGTGCGTACTATTTCATCGAAGCATTCAAAAGGAGCTTAATTGATGGCTTTCGAAACACTGTTTACTCCCCTCCAACTGGGCAGCCTATCGATTCCTAACCGGGTTGTTATGGCGCCGCTGACACGGGCGCGTACACCCGATAGCGTACCGGGTGAACTTCAGGAAGCTTACTACGGCCAGCGCGCAGGAGCGGGGCTGATCATCAGCGAAGCCACCAATATCTCTCCCACTGCCCGTGGCTATGTGTATACACCCGGTATTTGGACGGATGAGCAGGAAACAGGCTGGAAAGGCGTTGTTGATGCAGTACACGCCAAAGGTGGCCGTATTGCCCTGCAACTGTGGCACGTTGGGCGAGTTTCTCACGAAATGGTTCAACCTGACGGTCAACAGCCGGTAGCACCGAGTGCCTTGAAAGGCGAAGGCGCCCAGTGTTTCGTAGAGTTTGAAGATGGCACTGCAGGTCAGCACCCCACCAGCACGCCACGTGCGCTGGAAACCGACGAGATCCCAGGCATTGTTGCCGACTATCGCCAAGCGGCCGAACGCGCCAAGCGCGCTGGCTTCGATATGGTTGAAGTGCACGCGGCAAACGCCTACCTGCTCAACCAGTTTCTGGCAACCGGTACTAACAAGCGTACCGACCAGTACGGCGGTTCACTGGAAAACCGTGCTCGCTTCCCGCTGGAAGTGGTTGATGCGGTGATTGACGTTTACGGTGCTGACCGGGTTGGCATACGCATGACGCCGTTTATCGAACTGTTTGGTTTGACCGACGATGAGCCGGAAGCGATGGCATTTTACATGGCCGAGCAGCTTTCCAAACGCGGCCTTGCCTACCTGCATCTGAACGAACCCAACTGGGCCGGTGGCGATATCACCTTCCCTGACGGTTTCCGCGAGCAAATGCGTGAGCGCTTTAGCGGCAGCCTCATCTACTGCGGCAACTACGATGCAGAGCGCGCCGAGAAACGTATCAGCGAGAACACCACCGACGCCGTTGCCTTTGGCCGCCCCTATATCGCCAACCCTGATTTACCCGAGCGGTTCCGAGTTAACGCGCCACTGACTGAGCCGAACCACGAAACGTTCTATGGCGGTGATGAGAAGGGTTACACCGACTATCCATTCATGGATAACGGGTATGATCGCATGAGTTAAAAACAGCACACCACTACTGCTGCTACTCCCTTACGTTTGAAAAGCATCACTTAGGTGATGCTTTTTTTATATATGCTTATAGTAAAACGCTGCTAGGCTATTGATACTTTCGTTTGAACATACAGGTGATGAATGCTTGGTTCGCTATTAGCGCTGCTGGTGTCTCTACTGCTCGTCGGCCTTACCGCCTCGACTGGTGCGCGCTTTCGGCCTGATGGTTGGTATCGCGAACTAAGTAAGCCAAGCTGGACACCTCCAGATATCGCTTTCCCTATTGCTTGGGGCATACTGTATTTGTTGATGGCTATCGCCGCATGGCGTATTTATATGGCGGATGACTCAGCATGGCGCTCAGCAAGCTTAGCGGCTTACGCGCTGCAGCTCATGGTCAATGCCGCTTGGTCGTGGCTGTTCTTTGGGCGTAAACAAATTGTCGCTGCGCTGGTAGATATCATGGTGTTACTGGCATTAATTTCGGTCACCATTGCATTGTTTTCCCAGGTGGACACCCTAGCCGCGTGGCTTATGGTGCCCTACGGGCTCTGGGTAGCACTTGCATTAGCCCTCAATGCCACTATTTTTCGGCTAAATAAAGCCTGAGCGTTGATTAAAAAACAAAGGGTTCTGAGAGTATGGATCGCACCACGACTATAATAGTACTCGCCTTCGCATCGCTGGTATTAGCCGCAATAGCAACAGCGATATTTATATACGTCATTGTGCCCTGGCGCCGCCGACGGCGCGCAGCGAAAGCCGCTGCCTCTCGTCCGGTTCAATTAGACAGCTCTGAAGAAGCTCAAGAACCTGACGCCCATGCACCTTCAAAGCAAACTAAAAAAGTTACGCAGCATTCGCTTTTTATAATCTTTGATCAGCCTAGTGAAGATTCAGACGAGCGCCTTACCCAGTGGCTACGGGAGAAAGACGCTCACTACGACGCGCTAAAAAAGATATTTTTAATCGACGGCCAACAGCCGTCGAACCCCATCACTATCGCCAACGCCTTTCCACCGGGGGAAATGCCTGACCTGCTGCGCGGGGAAACCCATGCTCCCATCAAGGGTATTAGTTTATTAGTGAAACCACCGCTACGTAAGCGACGTAATCAACAAATGCATGTCTACGTAGAACTCGCCAAAGAGATGCAGACGGTGTTTAGCGGCAAAATGCTCAATGACGAGCGCGAACTCGCCACCGACAGCACCTTTGAGCAAATTATCGGCGAATAGACTTACAGAGCTATTCTTACAAAGAACCATGCTGAAAAAAAAAGCGTTAGACGACTCCCTGGCTGCGCAGGTAATCGTCGTAGCTGCCGCTGAAATCGACAATGCCTTCCGGCTGCATATCAATAATGCGCGTGGCTAGTGACGAGACGAACTCGCGGTCGTGGCTTACAAACAGCAGCGTGCCGGGGTAGTTCTCAAGTGCCAGGTTCAGCGCCTCGATAGACTCCATATCCAGGTGGTTCGTCGGTTCGTCCATCAGCATTACGTTGGGCTGAGTGAGGATTAACTTACCGAACAACATGCGCCCCTGCTCGCCACCGGAAATCACCTTCACCGATTTGCCAATATCGTCGCTGGAAAACAGCATCCGCCCCAGGGCACCGCGAACTACTTGCTCGCCACCTTGAGTCCATGCCGACATCCACTCAAACAATGTGGCATCGACGGCAAAATCATCGCTGTGATCCTGAGCAAAAACACCCACCTCGGCGGCTTCGGTCCACTTCACTTCACCAGCATCCGGGTGCAGCTCGCCCGCCAGGGTTTTCAGCAGCGTGGTTTTACCAATGCCGTTGGGGCCGATAATGGCAATCCGCTCGCCGGCCTCTACGGTCATGGAGAGGCGCTCGAACAGCGGCTTGTCGCCCTCATAGCTCTTGGTAATGCCATCCACGTTAACGGCGTTGCGGTGGATTTTCTTGGCTTGATCAAAACGGATAAAGGGGCTTACCCGACTGGATGGCTTGATGTCTTCCAGTTTGATTTTATCGATTTGACGCGCCCTAGACGTAGCCTGCTTAGCCTTGGAGGCGTTCGCGGAGAAGCGGCTCACGAACTGCTGCAGCTCGGCAATCTGAGCCTTTTTCTTGGCGTTATCCGAATGCTGGCGCTCACGAACCGCCGTGGCAGCGGTCATGTAATCATCGTAGTTACCTGGGAACAGGGTGATTTCACCGTAATCCAGATCCGCCATATGCGTACAAACGCTGTTCAAAAAGTGGCGGTCGTGGGAGATGATGATCATGGTGCTGCTGCGCGCTTTAAGAATATCTTCCAGCCAGCGGATAGTGTTGATATCCAGGTGGTTGGTCGGCTCATCCAGCAGCAGTACATCCGGGTCGGAGAACAGCGCCTGAGCAAGCAGCACGCGCAGCTTCCAGCCAGGTGAGACTTCGCTCATCGGGCCGGTGTGTTGCTCGATGGGAATACCCAAGCCCAGCAATAGTTCACCTGCGCGAGACTCCGCGGTGTAGCCATCCAGCTCAGCAAAGCGGACTTCCAGATCAGCGACGGCCATGCCGTCCTCTTCGCTCATCTCGGCCAGGGAGTAAATGCGTTCGCGCTCGGCAGCCACCGACCAGAGCTCTACGTTACCCATGATGACGGTATCGATAACGCGCTCGTTTTCAAACGCAAACTGATCCTGACGCAGCTTACCCAACCGTGTACTGCTATCCAGCATCACCTGGCCGGAAGAGGGCTCCAAATCGCCACCGAGAATTTTCATAAAGGTGGATTTGCCACAGCCGTTCGCACCGATCAGGCCGTAGCGGTTGCCGTTATTGAATTTAACGGAGACATTTTCAAACAGGGGCTTGGCCCCAAACTGCATGGTGATATTGGCGGTAGCGATCACAAAAGGAGCCCTGGTTAGCGCATTGTCGGTAACGACAGCTTACAACGAATAGAAAGGCTCGCGATTCTACGCGCTATTTGGCCTGTATTCACCCATCAGACTTTAGGCTTTGCACGAAAACTGACTGCGCTCGGCCATGCGGCGTTAAAAAACGCCTCGTGCGCGAGTCCGATCAAAATGCTCATTTACACCCAGTAAACTCCGCTTTTTCGCCGTTTTTTGCCTTGCCTGTCCTTCGCTCGCCGACTTTTCGTACAAAGCCTAGTCACATCAGCTAATTGCTGGGATATCGAGTAGAAAGCGTTGATCATCAAGCGCTTGGCGTAGTCGAGTGGCAAGAATATCGACAATGCCCGGATGTTCACCCACCAGTTTGGTCGTGGTAACGGAAAGCCCTGGATGCTGCTGTTCAGCCGCCGCGCAAATCTCGGCAATATCACCGCCCTCCCCGGCGTGGCGCCCCGGCGAAAGAAACAGCATCGCCAAGATAACCGGGCCTGTCTTGAACTCGGGTGTCACCAGCAAGTTTTCCAGCAGCGGCTCGTTAAAGCGGTACTCATCGCCCTCGCGCCGCTCCATGGAGGCAGCGGCAACACACGCTACGTCATCGGCTAACAGCACGCTTAGCTGCCCCGCCAGGCGGTTGCGTACGGCAGTGACTTCAGGGATTGGGCTGCCGTGATCCACCAACGCCACGTGAGGCTTGGAACCTGACCGAAGCTTGTCGCGCACGTTGTCGGCCAGCAGATAGGCTAAACGCAGGTCGTTATCGCCGAATTCATCCACCAAAGGCTGGGCAACGCGCACCTTAACCTGGGGAAAACGCTCTTGCATCGTGGCCATACGCTCGGGCAGATAGCCCGTCAGCGCTTTGCTGGGGCCAAAAAAGAACGGCAGTACGATGATCTCCGTTGCTCCCTGTTCGGCACTGCGTTCAGCGGCGGGGCCAAGGGTAGTGGCGGGAATGCCTCCCACCTCTTCTGCTGGGATCTTGTTGGAGTGCAGCAGCGAGGCCGCCTGTACGGTTTCGCCTAACAACTCGCTAAGCGAAGCCGCCACGTGGCGTAAATTCAGCGTTGCCTGCGCTCGTAGCGAGCCGTTATCCACTAAAAAAATCGCGCGCATGCTTGCCTCTACTAATTGGGGTTGAGTGAGCTGTCGGGTCAGTGATCATCAGTGGCATGGTAAGATGGCGGCTTTACCACGGGTGTCGCCCATGATGCTATTTGATAACGATATGTTGCTTGATAACGATGCTTGATACCACTGCACTTAACCAGCAAAGAAACTTCTTCGAAGGCCATGCGGCTATATGGCTATTCGGCTACGGCTCGCTGATTTGGAAGGCTGACTTCGCCTACCTGGAGCGCCGCCCGGCGTATATACACGGCTGGGAGCGGCGATTTTGGCAGGGCTCCCATGATCACCGCGGCACGCCTGAAGCGCCTGGGCGGGTGGCAACGCTGATCCGCGCCAAAGATTCGATTTGCCACGGCATGGCCTACCGCATTGCCCCGGAAGTGCTCGCACCGTTGGATGTGCGGGAGAAGAACGGCTATTTGCGGGAAAAAGTACTGCTAACGTTTATGGATGAGAAGACGCCTGTTGCTGAGAAGAGTAGCGGAACCGAACAGAGCGAAGGGCTTATTTATCTGGCCAGCGATGACAACCCGGCCTTTTTGGGCGACGCACCGCTTGACGAGATCGCCCAGCAAATTGCCAACGCCCACGGCCCCAGCGGCCCCAACCGCGACTACTTGGTCAACCTCGCCAAGGCGCTTCGGGAGCTAGGTGCCAAAGACGCCCATATCTTTGCTCTGGAGCAGCAGTTGAGCCGCTTTTAACACTACCAGTAGCGTGGATAACGACGATGCCGGGCAAGGTTATTGACCAGTATGGCGATTACCAGCATCACTATACTGCCCGCTCCGATTGGCAAAAGAGGATACCACCACCCCAGTTGATGAACGCTGGCACCCCCGCCGACCGCAATCAGGGCCGCCGCGGCTCCCGGTGGGTGAACCGTATGGGTTAGCTGCATACCCAGCACCGACAGTGATACGGCCAGCGCCATTGAGAGCGGAGTCGCTCCCAGCAGTTGGTAGCAAGCAACGCCAATACCCGCGGAGAGCACGCTGCCAAACAGTACATGACTGGGCTGGGCAAAAGGGCTTTCAGGTGCCGCATAGATGAGCACCGAGGTTGCGCCGAAGGAGCCTACAATGAGCAGTTGTTGTGACAGCCACGCCGAGCTTAACCAGCAAATAACCGCCATACCGGTAAAGGCTCCGACCCATGACCAAAAAGCATCCTGCCAGCCTACCCAGGCACGTTTGACTGGCTGCCCCCGCATCTTGCCAAGATAAGTTTTCATTACACTCGCTTTGCACAAAATGAGTGCAAATGATGCCAAAATGCACCAAATAAGCAAATGACAATCTATCATGCCCCTGATGAAACTGACTCAAGGGGAACACGATTGCTCATCATCAGTGTATGGGGTGTTAACCAAGGAGAGAAACGGGGGCATTATTTTATGACATTTTTTATAAACAATACCCGAGTTCGTTCGTCATACTATACAGAGGGATCAAACAGCTTAACTTCGCGTATATCGACCCGCTCCCAGACACGCTCAGTCATATAAGGCTCTTGCGCCAGCCAAGCCTCTAAATCTTCTCGAGTAGCAAATCTGAAATGTGCATTTGAACCGATCATTTTACCTTCATCGTTCAGCACCACCCCACCACTTACGAAATTACCCGACCGATAGAGAGTACGGAGCCCCTCCAAGTGCGGCTCGCGACAAGCCAAGCGGCGGTTTAAGGCACCTTCATCAGTGTAATCGTAGGCGACCAACGCAAACTGCTTCATCTACTACCCTCTTAGTGTGTCTACATCATCAACCATGAAAGAATAAACAGACCCAATACGGTACGTACAATACCGCCGATTAACGAGCCACGCAGAAAAGCGCGCAAACCGCCCCACAGGATCAGCAGCCCGATTACTAAGACAGCAATGCTGAAAAAGGAATCGTTGATCCCCAGCGAGCGCGTTAGACCATCGATGAAATCGCCGAACGCACCGAAGAAGTTGGTGAAAATACCCAGCAGAAACTCCACCACCACGCGGATGGCTTCACCGATCGTTTCGCCAATTTCGTCAAAAAATCCGTTTGTCTGCATCGCGTTTGCTTGCATCGATAGTAACCATGACTGAGAAGGATAAGCGGCATTGTCGGTTAAATACGCTGACTGAGCAAAGCAGGACCCATCCCTCCCCCTTTTCGCCCTCCGTTTTTAGCGACTTTTCCGTCCAGCAACTACGCTCTCATAAACGCTCCAAAATATATGAGCCGTAAAACATTAGCTGAAACAATCACCCTATATCCTCGTTACGCGCTAGGTGCCAGCTATGAACCATCATTACCCCCTGGCCGATCAACTCCAAGCTAATACCCATCAGGTGGAAAACCAGCCGCCGCCGCTTGCCAATTACAATAGCTATACGGCTGATCGCGCACTTCAGGAAGGCGTTAACCGCGAAAGCGGGTCTGACGA
This Vreelandella neptunia DNA region includes the following protein-coding sequences:
- a CDS encoding allantoate amidohydrolase; translation: MTNTVAHTAFNQGELGTALIERLDEAAQYSEPGPGVTRLFCSQAHRQVLPLISRWMEHAGLTPQLDAAGNLVGRCPKAQAGEKTFIMGSHQDSVIEGGKYDGMLGVALPLLALEALKREGVTLPFGVEVVAFGDEEGVRFPTTLVGSKALAGSVTPDQLEAQDAEGISLREALMAFGCTPEDIPATAREPANTLGFLEVHIEQGPILEQRDHAVGIVTALTGIERHKVTLSGKAGHAGTTPMNMRHDALVGAAEMVLAIDSVLQNTDELVGVVGRLDVHPNAVNVIPAQVTFTVELRSPESATRQYGREAVTAALEAVAKRRGLTINIENTYSADAVACADWMMTALEQACTQVGQPAERMFSGAGHDGLAMQALTDIGMLFVRCKEGLSHHPDEAITAEDGEAATRVVMAFLQQLPRP
- a CDS encoding FadR/GntR family transcriptional regulator, which translates into the protein MLKNAPQRRPYQVAETIKCWIVDRHLKPGDRLPSESELMETLQVSKGTVRESTRVLEAQGLVETRTGPGGGAFVREMSEAKAVSLLSNYLFFKEISIKDIYQIRLALEPELAASLAGKVAASDMVRLRESLHSYADPADDSETERQQHLDSLHFHLMLAELAGGNQLLTFIIRFTIQVLSDLTIYHRLYEPVTHDLGQTGCRYHAEILDAIELGDAESAYNIMREHMLDAQQVMNQQEAQVRRGFLPEPLA
- a CDS encoding alkene reductase, whose product is MAFETLFTPLQLGSLSIPNRVVMAPLTRARTPDSVPGELQEAYYGQRAGAGLIISEATNISPTARGYVYTPGIWTDEQETGWKGVVDAVHAKGGRIALQLWHVGRVSHEMVQPDGQQPVAPSALKGEGAQCFVEFEDGTAGQHPTSTPRALETDEIPGIVADYRQAAERAKRAGFDMVEVHAANAYLLNQFLATGTNKRTDQYGGSLENRARFPLEVVDAVIDVYGADRVGIRMTPFIELFGLTDDEPEAMAFYMAEQLSKRGLAYLHLNEPNWAGGDITFPDGFREQMRERFSGSLIYCGNYDAERAEKRISENTTDAVAFGRPYIANPDLPERFRVNAPLTEPNHETFYGGDEKGYTDYPFMDNGYDRMS
- a CDS encoding TspO/MBR family protein; the encoded protein is MLGSLLALLVSLLLVGLTASTGARFRPDGWYRELSKPSWTPPDIAFPIAWGILYLLMAIAAWRIYMADDSAWRSASLAAYALQLMVNAAWSWLFFGRKQIVAALVDIMVLLALISVTIALFSQVDTLAAWLMVPYGLWVALALALNATIFRLNKA
- a CDS encoding cell division protein ZipA C-terminal FtsZ-binding domain-containing protein, translating into MDRTTTIIVLAFASLVLAAIATAIFIYVIVPWRRRRRAAKAAASRPVQLDSSEEAQEPDAHAPSKQTKKVTQHSLFIIFDQPSEDSDERLTQWLREKDAHYDALKKIFLIDGQQPSNPITIANAFPPGEMPDLLRGETHAPIKGISLLVKPPLRKRRNQQMHVYVELAKEMQTVFSGKMLNDERELATDSTFEQIIGE
- a CDS encoding ABC-F family ATPase; this encodes MIATANITMQFGAKPLFENVSVKFNNGNRYGLIGANGCGKSTFMKILGGDLEPSSGQVMLDSSTRLGKLRQDQFAFENERVIDTVIMGNVELWSVAAERERIYSLAEMSEEDGMAVADLEVRFAELDGYTAESRAGELLLGLGIPIEQHTGPMSEVSPGWKLRVLLAQALFSDPDVLLLDEPTNHLDINTIRWLEDILKARSSTMIIISHDRHFLNSVCTHMADLDYGEITLFPGNYDDYMTAATAVRERQHSDNAKKKAQIAELQQFVSRFSANASKAKQATSRARQIDKIKLEDIKPSSRVSPFIRFDQAKKIHRNAVNVDGITKSYEGDKPLFERLSMTVEAGERIAIIGPNGIGKTTLLKTLAGELHPDAGEVKWTEAAEVGVFAQDHSDDFAVDATLFEWMSAWTQGGEQVVRGALGRMLFSSDDIGKSVKVISGGEQGRMLFGKLILTQPNVMLMDEPTNHLDMESIEALNLALENYPGTLLFVSHDREFVSSLATRIIDMQPEGIVDFSGSYDDYLRSQGVV
- a CDS encoding sirohydrochlorin chelatase — protein: MRAIFLVDNGSLRAQATLNLRHVAASLSELLGETVQAASLLHSNKIPAEEVGGIPATTLGPAAERSAEQGATEIIVLPFFFGPSKALTGYLPERMATMQERFPQVKVRVAQPLVDEFGDNDLRLAYLLADNVRDKLRSGSKPHVALVDHGSPIPEVTAVRNRLAGQLSVLLADDVACVAAASMERREGDEYRFNEPLLENLLVTPEFKTGPVILAMLFLSPGRHAGEGGDIAEICAAAEQQHPGLSVTTTKLVGEHPGIVDILATRLRQALDDQRFLLDIPAIS
- a CDS encoding gamma-glutamylcyclotransferase, which encodes MLDTTALNQQRNFFEGHAAIWLFGYGSLIWKADFAYLERRPAYIHGWERRFWQGSHDHRGTPEAPGRVATLIRAKDSICHGMAYRIAPEVLAPLDVREKNGYLREKVLLTFMDEKTPVAEKSSGTEQSEGLIYLASDDNPAFLGDAPLDEIAQQIANAHGPSGPNRDYLVNLAKALRELGAKDAHIFALEQQLSRF
- a CDS encoding HPP family protein, encoding MKTYLGKMRGQPVKRAWVGWQDAFWSWVGAFTGMAVICWLSSAWLSQQLLIVGSFGATSVLIYAAPESPFAQPSHVLFGSVLSAGIGVACYQLLGATPLSMALAVSLSVLGMQLTHTVHPPGAAAALIAVGGGASVHQLGWWYPLLPIGAGSIVMLVIAILVNNLARHRRYPRYW
- a CDS encoding YciI family protein produces the protein MKQFALVAYDYTDEGALNRRLACREPHLEGLRTLYRSGNFVSGGVVLNDEGKMIGSNAHFRFATREDLEAWLAQEPYMTERVWERVDIREVKLFDPSV